Proteins encoded by one window of Hylaeus volcanicus isolate JK05 chromosome 7, UHH_iyHylVolc1.0_haploid, whole genome shotgun sequence:
- the LOC128880158 gene encoding NEDD8 encodes MLIKVKTLTGKEIEIDIEPTDKVERIKERVEEKEGIPPPQQRLIFSGKQMNDEKTAHDYKVQGGSVLHLVLALRGGL; translated from the exons ATGCTGATTAAGGTTAAG ACTCTCACGGGAAAGGAG ATTGAAATAGATATAGAACCTACAGATAAGGTAGAAAGGATTAAGGAAAGAGTGGAAGAGAAGGAAGGTATACCACCGCCACAGCAgcgattaatattttctggcaAACAAAT GAACGATGAAAAAACAGCGCACGATTATAAAGTTCAAGGTGGATCGGTGTTGCATTTAGTACTCGCATTAAGGGGCGGCTTATAA
- the LOC128880157 gene encoding transcription and mRNA export factor ENY2: MKTTPHQRLVMVGDRDGLKELLRRRLVECGWRDQVKLICKELIKEHGHDITYDKLLSIVTTRARTLVPDSVKKELLQKIKNQLITQEEKLKM, translated from the exons atgaAGACTACTCCGCATCAAAGATTAGTTATGGTTGGCGATCGAGACGG actaaaagaattattacGTCGTCGATTAGTGGAATGTGGTTGGAGAGATCAAGTAAAATTAATCTGCAAGGAGTTAATAAAAGAACATGGTCACGATATTACATACGACAAATTACTTTCCATTGTTACGACTAGAGCAAGAACACTTGTACCAGACTCTGTTAAAAAGGAGCTTTTGCAAAAGATAAAGAATCAACTTATTACTcaggaagaaaaattaaaaatgtaa
- the LOC128880156 gene encoding mitochondrial import inner membrane translocase subunit Tim21, which produces MASARVMNCILYRRLVPVCSLTNVRILSHFGGLSSIQQSVSYSTKRTLTKSDSNENENKVQVGFAEVVRENTKSIGYLSIIVGGIGITGLMFYVIFNELFSSKSPNNVYSKALNICIKHPKVVDALGEPIKAYGEESRRGRRTHVSHAVFEKDGVRHMRMKFYIQGIRRRGTVNLEVQENESGNYVYTYLYVLIDDIMRTAIKIEDNRAEYQNHSDDTEFDLS; this is translated from the exons ATGGCTTCGGCTAGAGTCATGAATTGCATTCTGTACAGAAGACTCGTACCTGTATGTAGCCTAACAAATGTACGTATTCTTTCCCATTTTGGTGGATTATCCAGCATTCAGCAAAGCGTATCCTATAGTACAAAGAGAACACTAACTAAATCCGATAGCAATGAGAATGAGAATAAAGTTCAAGTTGGATTTGCGGAAGTAG TTAGAGAGAACACAAAATCTATCGGATACTTAAGCATAATAGTTGGTGGAATAGGAATTACAGGTTTAATGTTCTatgtaattttcaatgaattattcTCCAGTAAAAGTCCGAATAATGTCTACAGTAAAGCACTAAATATCTGCATAAAACATCCTAAAGTGGTAGATGCTCTTGGAGAGCCTATAAAAGCATACGGAGAAGAAAGTCGACGCGGACGTCGAACTCACGTGAG TCACGCGGTCTTCGAAAAGGATGGGGTGCGACATatgagaatgaaattttatatccaaGGTATACGAAGACGCGGCACCGTAAATTTAGAAGTGCAAGAA AACGAATCTGGTAACTACGTGTATACGTACTTGTACGTCCTTATAGACGATATAATGCGAACTgctataaaaatagaagataacAGAGCCGAATACCAGAATCACAGCGATGACACAGAATTCGATTTAAGCTAA